The Mus musculus strain C57BL/6J chromosome 16, GRCm38.p6 C57BL/6J DNA window cTGCAAGTATtctatatttattgttatttataaatgattatacctaattttaaattaaatgttgttACAGTTGTTTTGTGTACAGGCAAGCCTGTAGCGTATAGAGAATTCAGTATTTTCCACAGCTTGgcgatcactaaggactttggaaTGTCTTGTTAATCACTTAAAAGACTCATCTCTGTTTATGAATTACTTCAATGAATTGTCACTGCAAGATGTGGGCTTCTGAACAAGATCATCTTTTAAAGTTTTGAGATATTCTTAAATGTTTAGAGAATATCATTCAGCCATATatgcttttcttcatttacagggTCAAATATTGTAGGGAGAAATCAGCTGTATGAACCCTTGATGGCGCAGAGGACATCTGACACTAAGACATTCAGAGCAGTGAGTGACAGCTTGCTCCATCAGTGCAGAAGGATGTGGACATATTCAGGTACCTGGGAAGTGAAGAAAGGTGTCTTCCATACGTATGGCTGACAGGCTCTCAATAATTCATGGGGATGCTAAATGCAGAGGGGGTGCTCCTTCAAACTTTAGATACAATGAAATATGTTATTATAAGTAACCTTAAATAATATGAAGGATTTTATTCTCATAAGTATTAGGAAGTTGGATTCTACTTATTATTTCTGTGGGAAAATCTTACCAGAAAAGAGCATGCACTGCATAACAAATACAATCTTCTGACCTGGTCCACCCTCTTACGTTTGTACTGATACAGAAATGCTAAACAAATAAGTCCATGTGGATAATGTTATTGTGAAGCCATTGTAAAACATAAAAATCTGTGAAGTTGATGTGTAAAAATGAAACCAGATACTTTATATTCAAGAGGaaactttatttttgaaataacgCGGAAATGTCACAGAAGACAAAAGTCAGAAGCCAACACATCATAATCAGGAGTTGCTGACACGATACCATTTTAGTAATGCGATCCCTATCCAGGGACCTAAGTGCCCATGGATTCAAACAGCACCATAGCATGGTGGTACCTTCTTCAGAAAATCATATGATTGACAAAAAATGTTCAGAGTTCTGAAGTGATAATAATTTTCTCAGTAAAACCCAGAAGACAAATATCCTCCATAGAAAGAGGGACTGAAGTAGCCATAGCCACCATAGCCCCCAAGGCCATAGCTGGAACCATAGCCATATCCCAGGCCACCAAAGCCACCAAAGCCACCAAGGCCATAGCCAAGGCCACCATAGTAGTTGCCGTAGTAGTAGCTCATTGTGTTAGCAGCTGAGGACCAGGTGTGAGGTTGAAGGTGAGGTTTCTGAGAATGACTGTCACCTTCCACACCCGGACTTTTATACTTTCTCAGGGCAGGCTTGGCAAACCACATCAAAGGAATTGCAAACTCTTTGTAAATTACTGGTGAAAAACCTCAAAAATTCCATCACGCTTTACTAGTAAGTGTAATTCTGAAGATGCATAACAACATACTTTTGAACATGTGAATAGTTACTGTTTATGACCTAGAGTTAGGTTTGCTTTAACTACAGTAATGCCTTTATCATTTCTCTACTTCTCCATTAAAATGAATTCATGCAAGCTCTCTTATGTGTTAACATTTCagatttgtatttcttttatgaCTAATATATAGCACTTAGCATATCGTAGTGGAGTTCATCCTATCCCAGGCATGTCTATTACTGTAGTTAGCGCATCATCACTGCACTATTacctcactgccccctcctgaaTATTGTTGATGTCTGAGCCCCAAAGTCCCACTTCTGATTTGATGTATACATCTATATGAACTATCTgtgatatgcatatgtatacatatatgtaatacatataatcatatatagtatatatatatcatacatattatacatatatcatacatgTATGATCATGTGTCTATGATATATGATCATataacacatatcacacacacacacacacacacacacacatatatatatatatatatatatatatatatatatatatacacacaaatatatacatttatatatatccaCACAGAGGGTATGTGATATACTCCTTAAAACTTTAGATACTAGGAAGGATGTTATTATTATAAGTAACCTTATATAATATGAAAGATTTTACTCTCATAAGTATCAGAAAGTTTGAATCttattatttctgtgaagaatctTATCAGGAAAGAGCATCGACTGCATAGCCAACACAGTCTTCTCACCCAGCATccatgtacattttttttcctgatacgGAAATGTTAAACAAATaattctatgtgtgtatgtgtgatatatcacatgtttttttaatttttttagattttttaaatatcatctaACGGTGGTGATCTTTGTCTTTCAAATTAGAATGAGTTTTGCTCTTTTCCAAacatcctgttttctttcttttaaaatgattccATCGTTAACTTACGGAATTATAAAAATGACATTTGTATTCAAGTAGAATACAAAGATGATCTATTTACAAATACATGACTAGTGTTAGATCCTCCTCTCCCCTGGAACTCTGTGCAATGATCTTGTAACTGCTTTTGCGCTGGTTAATCTCAGATTCTACAGAACAGATCTGCTCTTGCATGAGACATCATGTTTCTTACTGCTCTTATTTTATCAAGACCATCCATCTGCCCAAACATCCTTTCCCCCAGTGTTTTTGAAACTGGACCTGAGCATGTTCTTCACAGATACTTTATTTTGTGGAGAAGAAAAATGTCATTGTTCTTATACAACCCTTAGCTAGTCGAGTCTACAGTCCCGTTTACCTAGTACTGTGGTTCCTTTTCTGTGATGTAGATGGTCTAAGGTGTCAGTGAATGGTTGACACCAAAGATGGAACTGAACTTTACTGATTTTCCTGGGCACAAATGTCTAGATAAGAATGACCTCATAAATAGAGATGTATGCAGCAATAGTAGATTGATTATAACAATACATTTTTATAGTCATTATGTGGCTGCAGTCTTTTGCTCTGGAAAGGGTCAATTACCAGTATTTTAGACCATGGTTGATCACAGATATCAAAACATCAGTGAAGGAGGGAAAATGGTATTGGTCTATATTTCTTGTCCACTTTACACTGATAAACTAGTGTGtcaaacaaatacatttaaactGTTTTATCTATTATGCCTTGCTTAAATATCATATATTGGTTCTCTTAGTGGTCAAAAGTATGAAACATAGGAGAAACAccacaaagaagaaagcaaattacAGGTGGGACAATGGAACTCTAACAGCCTGATATTTTCCTCACCAACTCTGACAAGTGGAGAGACACTATGTAGGTAAGATTGCATGTCCTAGAGGCTCCTTGGGCAACAGTGGGTGAGAGTGGGCCTGCCATTGGCTGGTCATTGTATTGAGAAAAGAGAGAGTCAGACTCCAGTACTAACAACTCTTCATAGTCCTTGGTGGCAATAGCTTTATAATATGGAAGTCTGAAGCATCTTAGCTTAGGGAGAGGGGTGGGAACTGCACGCCTATGTTTCAAATGCTTCAGTTTAAATGCAAACAATTTGAAAACCATCAGATCTACAAAGGAAAACTACTCATCCTACTAACACActaaaatgaagacacagagacatagtAATAGTCTGTATAAGGAAAGAAAATCCTCAATGTAAAGAGCTTTGATATACACAGTCATCAACCCTCAGCATCCTACAAAAGACTCTCATATATGGCATTGGTaaggaaacaaaaatatgaactattaTAAAAGTAATGGATATTATGAGATAAATTATGCTTCTCTAAAACCCAAATGCTGGTAatcttccaaataaataaaaatgtaagtagcCACTACCTTAACCAAACAGATCTAGCTGGTTTCATAGCCATAGTTTGTGCCACTAGTGCCATAGTTGAGGACACTGTAGCAGATATGGTTGTAGTTTCTTGTGTCAGAGGCTGAGAATAGACTTGCTATTAAAGATGAATTAGTTTCATGAGAATGGTTTGCATCCCCTGCTTCTAAACCTTTATAATTAGGTCATCTCTCATTCTCAATCActttaaaatgtacaaaacagGAACACTCCTGAGGACTGAGAAGTT harbors:
- the Krtap19-9b gene encoding keratin-associated protein 19-9b, whose amino-acid sequence is MSYYYGNYYGGLGYGLGGFGGFGGLGYGYGSSYGLGGYGGYGYFSPSFYGGYLSSGFY